The genomic region TGCTTTGAGGATTACGTGGGTAAAATATGTTCcctaaacaaaagagagaaaagaagaaagaaggagattATTCACCTTTTAATGTCACCACCTGGAGATAAGCAATGTGAACATTTTGGGATATTTCCTTCCAGGCTTTTCCTATGGATATCTGCAAACACATATGTATATTAACAAAATTCTGGATCTACACTTTTGACTCCTGCTTTCTTCCCTTAACTTCCTATAATGAGGAGTTTTCCATATCATTGAATTGGGAGACTGGAGGCCCAGTTTCAGAAACATGATTTTAATGACTGGATGATGTCCCATTATCATTAAGCTTTCATTTCTACAGTAAAATTTAAGTTGTCCACTTTAGAGTTCTCAATAGTTCCCCTACTTTCCCAATCACCATCCTGCTCATTCCTTACTGGGTGGGGCGTGGGTGGGAGGATTTAGGGCAGGATACATGAATGACTAAAAGGATTATCTGAAATctcccccattcctccctccctctctcatgtgtgtgtgcacgtgtgtgtgtttctgtgtttaaTGTCTCTACTAAAGCTAAGGAGAGAGTGTTGAGAAAAGGAGAGCACCAAATTTTGGTTGAAAAGAAACCTGTGACCATTTTCCTGGAACCCACTGAAAATCCAACAGAGAAGAATGTGAGACCCAGAATGTCTTCACTGACACAGTCACAGGCAGGGGCGCTTTCTGGTGAGAAGCATCCAGCCGAAGGACACATTGCTAATGCTGTGGATTGTGTCCAGAAGGTGAGTGCTGAAAGAAAGGGCTGGGTATGTTCCTGCAGCGTCCTCTCCAGTCATCACACCTATTCATTATTCGCCTGACAATCATGTGCCAAAAGTCTgatatgagccaggcactgttttagacATGAGGGCACAGAAGTGAACCCGACGACAAGGTGTCTGCTCTTATGCAGCTTGCATTGGGGTTAGGGAATTGCACGGAAAGACAATAAGCAGGTAAgcaaaattcataaataaaacaattttagagAGTAATATTTGCTAAGAAGAAAGTAAACAAGGTTTTGCCTTCAagactgacagagccagggtaagGAAAGAGAGGATGACATGGTTCTACTTCTGACCAGAAGTCAGAGACaacttctctgaggaggtgacacttGGACCAAGacttgaaaaatgaaaaggagcCAGCTGTGGACAGATTCAGTAAACAAATAGATATCAAATCCCTACTGTAGGCCAGGCACTGTTACAGGAGCAGGGGTTAGAAGCCAAGAACATGGCAGGCCCTGCCCTCATGGATCTTAACATTCTACtgaaggaaacagacaataaTACTAAACAAATAGATATATAATAATATGTCTGAAAGTGGTAAGtgctaggaagaaaaataaagcagaattagAGACAGAGAGCAACCGAGCCAGTATTTTAAATAGGATGTCAGGAAGAGCCTCTCAAATGCGGTGACATCTAagtagagatgtgaatgaagtgAGGGAACTAGATTAAGTGGCTTTCTGGCAGAAGAATATTCTAGAAGGAGGGACGCATACGTGCAAAGGCCCAGTGACAGGAGCTTACATCCTGAGCTCCAGGAGGttcaaggaggccagtgtggctggagggcaGTGATTAAGCAAGAGAGTGATAGGAGAGGAGCTTGGAGTGGTGCCCAGGATCCAGGCCTTATGGGGATGAAGGTCATGgtgaggagtttggattttatctttaATGTGAGGGGAATCATCAGATATTTTTGAGCCAGAGGAGTCCGGTGATCTGATCTACATTTCTTaaagatcattctggctgctCTGTGGGGAACAGAATGTAGGAAGGGGCTAGAGTAGAGCATGGAGTCCAGTTAGCCGCGGTTGCAGTGAGCCAGGTGAAAGATGATAGTGGCCTTGGACCTGGGTGGTCCAGCTGGAGGTGTGAGAAGTGGCTGGATTCAGGAAACATTCTGAAGGAAGATCTAAGGGAAGGGCAGCACATGGAGAGGAAATAGCTGTGCAGAGACCttgaagtagaaaaaaaatttttaattttgcttttattttacattCAATTTGCCTCTGTTCTTTTTATCCTAATCTGGTAACTCTCATATATTTCAACTCACAATGGCCAAGGTATATAGGGCCCAGGGACATTGCATGCAGACAGGTATttagtctaaaaaaaaaaaaaaaaaaaaaaaaggtggggaggggtgaacaagagaaaaacaatagtaGGTAAGCAATATCCCTCTCAGATCTACGGGAGCGCTCCCTTCAGGCTCACAGACTCTTTCGTGAGAAACTCAGCAACTTACCCAGAGAGCAGAAGTGCCTTTTCTCCACTCCTGCTCCCCAAGGTCAAACAGGTAGTCGAAGTCCTCGAACCCAGACTTCATGTCCAgagagcttttttaaaaatgcttactcCCAGGCTCCACTGCAAACCATTTACTCCGAATCTCTGGGGATGAGGCCGAGAACttggtgtgtttttttaaacTCCCATGTGATTGTTATGTGCAGACAGGGCTGACAACCTCTGGGCCGTACCATGCTACACCCTCTAAAGAAGTTGCCCCATCCTAAGGGAAGGCTTAGTGGTCATTTCCCTAATCTCTAGGCATTCTCTTGAAGAGGAGACCATAGGTCTGGATGTCTGAGAGATGTGatttgttccttttaaaattgcAGATCTTTCTTACAGTAACAGCTGACCTGAACTGTAACCTCCTTTccaaagaacagaggaaaagCATAACCACTCTGTGTCCCAATGTCAAAAAAATGGAGGGTCATGATGGAGTTGAGAAGGTGTGTGGTGACTTCAGAGACATTGAAAAAATACATCACTTCTTGAGTGAGCAGCTCCTGGAAAGTGAGCAGAAATGTGAACCTTCCCCTTCAGCAACAGAGAGGGAGCCACCCTGGCAGCAGGACTGGGACAGTGGCGTTTTTCCTTCCAAACCAAAAACCAGGTcagaagaaaaaagcaacaacTTCGAAGttcccttgcttttctttgaATACTTCAAATATGCCTGTGCTGATAAAATAGAATCAATAGAGAAAAGATTTGGTATAAACATAGAAACTCAGGAAAGTTCTCCATCTATGGTCTATTTAGACTTCACCTCAAGTCAGTCAGGTGACCTAGAAGCAGCTCGTGAGTATTTTGTCAGTGAATTTCAGAAGAACACGGAATCGCTGAAGCAAGAATGTATCCTTTTAGCAGAGAATGAGCAGGCAAATAAAATCAAACAGGAACTGACTCACCAGTTTAAAAAGCTCCttataaaggagaaaagaaacacatTAATTCTCTTTGGAACCCAAGGTGATATTTCAGCTGCCAAACATTTTCTTGCCTCCAAAATATCTAAAGGTCCTGTCAAAGCACCTGTGAAAATATTGGCTCCCAAACACATGATGAATGGAATAGAGGTTGACACAGTTCAGTATAACCTTTTAGAAGGTGAATTACTCCAGGAGATATCAGAGATAGAGCAAAAATATGATACTTGCTACAGTGTTTTGGGAAAAACTTACAACATGAAGACAGTCCGCATTCTGTTTGAACCCAGGGACAAGGAGGTAGATCTATCTGTGCATGCTTATGCAAGTTTCATAGATGCCTATCAGCTTGCCACATGTCAGCTGCTGAGGGAAATTCTATCACTGAAACCTTTGGGCAAGGAGAGAAATCACTTACGTGGGACTAAGTTCACTGATGACTTTAGAAAAAGGCATCCATATGTACGCTTTGAAGTAAATCAAGAATCAGTGACTCTGACCGGTTTGCCAAATCACCTTGAAAAAGCAAAGCAGTATATCTTAAAGACAGGGGGAATGTTGGCTGGAGAGAAATGGAATGAGGCTCGTGAAACACCCATGGACATTGACGGTAATGATTCAAAAACGGCTTCACCTCCATACAAGGACTCTGCCAGCTCTGGGTCCTCAGGAGTAGACAAGAAGGTAAAACCCATGGACATTGATGGTAATGATTCAAAAACGGCTTCACCTCCATTCAAGGACTCTGCCAGCTCTGGGTCCTCAGGAGTAGACAAGAAGGTAAAACCCATGGACATTGATGGTAATGATTCAAAAACGGCTTCACCTCCATTCAAGGACTCTGCCAGCTCTGGGTCCTCAGGAGTAGACAAGAAGGTACAACCCATGGACATTGACGATAATCATTCAAAACCGGCT from Choloepus didactylus isolate mChoDid1 chromosome 1, mChoDid1.pri, whole genome shotgun sequence harbors:
- the DTX3L gene encoding E3 ubiquitin-protein ligase DTX3L isoform X2; translation: MASAPSPPSPLLVRVSEPGPRLHRKLESYFQSRNSGGGECTVRPRGEGAQGIFRVEFRERAAKERVLRKGEHQILVEKKPVTIFLEPTENPTEKNVRPRMSSLTQSQAGALSGEKHPAEGHIANAVDCVQKIFLTVTADLNCNLLSKEQRKSITTLCPNVKKMEGHDGVEKVCGDFRDIEKIHHFLSEQLLESEQKCEPSPSATEREPPWQQDWDSGVFPSKPKTRSEEKSNNFEVPLLFFEYFKYACADKIESIEKRFGINIETQESSPSMVYLDFTSSQSGDLEAAREYFVSEFQKNTESLKQECILLAENEQANKIKQELTHQFKKLLIKEKRNTLILFGTQGDISAAKHFLASKISKGPVKAPVKILAPKHMMNGIEVDTVQYNLLEGELLQEISEIEQKYDTCYSVLGKTYNMKTVRILFEPRDKEVDLSVHAYASFIDAYQLATCQLLREILSLKPLGKERNHLRGTKFTDDFRKRHPYVRFEVNQESVTLTGLPNHLEKAKQYILKTGGMLAGEKWNEARETPMDIDGNDSKTASPPYKDSASSGSSGVDKKVKPMDIDGNDSKTASPPFKDSASSGSSGVDKKVQPMDIDDNHSKPASPPFKDSASSGGLVDKKVKDTCAICMETIINKQVLPKCKHEFCTPCISKAMSYKPVCPLCQTCYGVQKGNQPEGTMSVTFSKTELPGYKSCGSIMILYHIRGGIQTEEHPNPGKTYCGIQRIAYLPNNKEGNEVLVLLRRAFDQRLIFTVGESRVTGASDVVTWNDIHHKTSMFGGPEMYGYPDPDYLKRVKEELKAKGIE
- the DTX3L gene encoding E3 ubiquitin-protein ligase DTX3L isoform X3 → MASAPSPPSPLLVRVSEPGPRLHRKLESYFQSRNSGGGECTVRPRGEGAQGIFRVEFRERAAKERVLRKGEHQILVEKKPVTIFLEPTENPTEKNVRPRMSSLTQSQAGALSGEKHPAEGHIANAVDCVQKIFLTVTADLNCNLLSKEQRKSITTLCPNVKKMEGHDGVEKVCGDFRDIEKIHHFLSEQLLESEQKCEPSPSATEREPPWQQDWDSGVFPSKPKTRSEEKSNNFEVPLLFFEYFKYACADKIESIEKRFGINIETQESSPSMVYLDFTSSQSGDLEAAREYFVSEFQKNTESLKQECILLAENEQANKIKQELTHQFKKLLIKEKRNTLILFGTQGDISAAKHFLASKISKGPVKAPVKILAPKHMMNGIEVDTVQYNLLEGELLQEISEIEQKYDTCYSVLGKTYNMKTVRILFEPRDKEVDLSVHAYASFIDAYQLATCQLLREILSLKPLGKERNHLRGTKFTDDFRKRHPYVRFEVNQESVTLTGLPNHLEKAKQYILKTGGMLAGEKWNEARETPMDIDGNDSKTASPPYKDSASSGSSGVDKKVKPMDIDGNDSKTASPPFKDSASSGSSGVDKKVQPMDIDDNHSKPASPPFKDSASSGGLVDKKVKDTCAICMETIINKQVLPKCKHEFCTPCISKAMSYKPVCPLCQTCYGVQKGNQPEGTMSVTFSKTELPGYKSCGSIMILYHIRGGIQTEEHPNPGKTYCGIQRIAYLPNNKEGNEVLVLLRRAFDQRLIFTVGESRVTGASDVVTWNDIHHKTSMFGGPEMYGYPDPDYLKRVKEELKAKGIE
- the DTX3L gene encoding E3 ubiquitin-protein ligase DTX3L isoform X1, which encodes MASAPSPPSPLLVRVSEPGPRLHRKLESYFQSRNSGGGECTVRPRGEGAQGIFRVEFRERAAKERVLRKGEHQILVEKKPVTIFLEPTENPTEKNVRPRMSSLTQSQAGALSGEKHPAEGHIANAVDCVQKIFLTVTADLNCNLLSKEQRKSITTLCPNVKKMEGHDGVEKVCGDFRDIEKIHHFLSEQLLESEQKCEPSPSATEREPPWQQDWDSGVFPSKPKTRSEEKSNNFEVPLLFFEYFKYACADKIESIEKRFGINIETQESSPSMVYLDFTSSQSGDLEAAREYFVSEFQKNTESLKQECILLAENEQANKIKQELTHQFKKLLIKEKRNTLILFGTQGDISAAKHFLASKISKGPVKAPVKILAPKHMMNGIEVDTVQYNLLEGELLQEISEIEQKYDTCYSVLGKTYNMKTVRILFEPRDKEVDLSVHAYASFIDAYQLATCQLLREILSLKPLGKERNHLRGTKFTDDFRKRHPYVRFEVNQESVTLTGLPNHLEKAKQYILKTGGMLAGEKWNEARETPMDIDGNDSKTASPPYKDSASSGSSGVDKKVKPMDIDGNDSKTASPPFKDSASSGSSGVDKKVKPMDIDGNDSKTASPPFKDSASSGSSGVDKKVQPMDIDDNHSKPASPPFKDSASSGGLVDKKVKDTCAICMETIINKQVLPKCKHEFCTPCISKAMSYKPVCPLCQTCYGVQKGNQPEGTMSVTFSKTELPGYKSCGSIMILYHIRGGIQTEEHPNPGKTYCGIQRIAYLPNNKEGNEVLVLLRRAFDQRLIFTVGESRVTGASDVVTWNDIHHKTSMFGGPEMYGYPDPDYLKRVKEELKAKGIE